A region of bacterium DNA encodes the following proteins:
- a CDS encoding class I SAM-dependent methyltransferase, which translates to MWTGSDHALPLAIYSIIHIPRELVRDALREFRRILAPGGRLLLSFHLGDDTTHLEEWMGLSADLYH; encoded by the coding sequence TTGTGGACCGGGTCAGATCACGCGCTTCCTCTGGCAATCTACTCGATCATCCACATACCTCGCGAGTTGGTGCGGGATGCTCTGCGCGAGTTCCGCCGCATCCTCGCACCCGGTGGCCGACTTCTGTTGAGCTTTCACCTGGGAGACGACACGACACATCTGGAAGAGTGGATGGGGTTGAGCGCCGACCTGTACCACTAA